From a single Silene latifolia isolate original U9 population chromosome 6, ASM4854445v1, whole genome shotgun sequence genomic region:
- the LOC141658891 gene encoding transcription factor MYB3R-5-like, with protein sequence MILLQDSLLTAVVRKFNAKNWKQIDVQCLHRWQKVVNPELIKEPWSKEEDDSIIELVQKHGCSRWSIILQRRKSLLIVDAMPKTP encoded by the exons ATGATCTTGTTACAGGATAGTCTTCTCACTGCTGTTGTAAGGAAATTCAATGCTAAGAACTGGAAGCAAATTG ATGTTCAGTGCCTGCATCGGTGGCAAAAAGTTGTCAATCCTGAACTGATCAAAGAACCTTGGAGTAAGGAG GAGGATGACTCTATCATTGAGTTAGTTCAGAAACATGGCTGCAGTAGATGGTCCATCATTTTGCAAAG GCGGAAATCCTTGCTGATAGTGGATGCTATGCCTAAAACGCCTTAA